In one Hymenobacter sp. DG25B genomic region, the following are encoded:
- a CDS encoding transglycosylase domain-containing protein, with protein MSASNSSKSPVKTVPRRRWPNILTRAIWGFFVIGLGVFLLYPILVGTNFLFLFGKSPSLEELENPKVEQASELYTSDGVMIGRYFRENRVPVAYSKMSPMLVKALIATEDVRYYQHSGIDAQALLGTVYAVVQGDKRGGSTITQQLAKNLYKTRRGETRGLLGYIPVVSTVISKTKEWLTAVELEKRYTKEEILRMYLNTVDYGSSSFGIKVAAKTFFSTSPDSLKPEEAAMLIGAVNAPTTYNARFHPEAALRRRNLVLERMGQAGFLSADSVKMLQQRPIVLHYQVERHVDGPENYFRGAVSQFVNKWCEKNGYDMYRDGLKIYTTIDSRMQAHAEESLQSRMKALQRSFDNFWRNRGSNPWVDEDGKEIPNFIENQMKRTDQYKLLAARYKGRPDLLDSALHHKRPMKVFTWKGDGDTTLVLSPLDSLAYYKHFLHAGMMTMDPFSGHVKAWVGGINFRFFKYDHVKQGKRQAGSTFKPFVYLTAIDNGYSPCDRIRDQRVTIKYVENGKNMEWKPDNVTREYTGINMTLRTAMARSINSVTAQLTELVGWENVVKYAHKVGITSPLLPVPSIGLGSAGDVSVYEMVDAYSTFVNTGFRTEPMYITRIEDRNGNVIKQFDPVQKRVIPAETAWLMLYMLRGGMDEPGGTSQALWEYELWKKNNQIGGKTGTTSNYSDGWYMGVTKDLVTGVWVGGEDRSIHFFRSQQGEGGRMALPIFGTYMEKLYQDRDLDITMGPFPKPTVKISKKYVCYTEDPRPKRAEPVDSIVVDNLLEQINSGAVAVPDSL; from the coding sequence ATGTCTGCTTCTAATTCGTCTAAATCCCCCGTTAAAACAGTTCCCCGGCGGCGCTGGCCCAATATTCTGACCCGGGCTATCTGGGGCTTCTTTGTTATAGGGCTGGGGGTGTTTCTGCTGTATCCTATTCTGGTCGGCACTAATTTTCTGTTCTTGTTTGGCAAGTCGCCGAGCCTGGAGGAACTGGAAAACCCCAAAGTGGAGCAGGCCTCGGAGCTGTATACCTCCGATGGGGTGATGATAGGCCGGTATTTCCGCGAAAACCGCGTGCCGGTGGCGTACAGCAAAATGTCGCCTATGCTGGTGAAAGCCCTGATTGCCACCGAGGACGTGCGCTACTACCAACACTCCGGCATTGATGCCCAGGCTTTGCTGGGCACGGTGTACGCCGTGGTGCAGGGCGATAAGCGCGGCGGTAGCACCATTACGCAGCAGCTGGCTAAAAACCTGTACAAAACCCGCCGCGGCGAAACCCGCGGCTTGCTGGGTTACATCCCGGTGGTCAGTACCGTCATCAGCAAAACCAAAGAATGGCTAACGGCAGTAGAGCTGGAAAAGCGCTACACCAAGGAAGAAATTCTACGGATGTATCTGAATACCGTGGATTACGGCTCCAGCTCCTTCGGTATTAAAGTAGCCGCCAAAACCTTCTTCAGCACCTCCCCCGACAGCCTCAAGCCCGAAGAAGCCGCCATGCTGATTGGGGCCGTAAACGCGCCTACTACCTACAATGCCCGCTTCCACCCGGAAGCCGCTTTGCGCCGCCGCAACCTGGTGCTGGAGCGCATGGGGCAGGCCGGTTTTCTCTCTGCTGATAGTGTGAAAATGCTGCAGCAGCGGCCCATTGTGCTGCACTACCAGGTGGAGCGGCACGTAGATGGGCCGGAGAATTACTTCCGCGGGGCCGTTAGCCAGTTTGTGAATAAGTGGTGCGAGAAGAACGGGTACGATATGTACCGCGACGGCCTGAAGATTTACACCACCATCGACTCCCGCATGCAGGCCCATGCCGAAGAGTCCCTGCAGAGCCGGATGAAGGCCTTGCAGCGCTCCTTCGATAACTTCTGGCGCAACCGGGGCTCAAACCCCTGGGTGGATGAGGATGGCAAGGAAATTCCCAACTTCATTGAAAACCAGATGAAGCGCACCGACCAGTATAAGCTGCTGGCCGCCCGCTACAAAGGCCGTCCGGATCTGCTGGACTCGGCCCTGCACCACAAGCGCCCCATGAAGGTGTTTACCTGGAAAGGCGACGGCGACACTACCCTGGTGCTTTCTCCGCTCGACTCGCTGGCGTACTACAAGCACTTTTTGCACGCCGGCATGATGACCATGGACCCCTTCAGCGGCCACGTGAAGGCCTGGGTGGGCGGTATCAACTTCCGCTTCTTTAAGTACGACCACGTGAAGCAGGGCAAGCGCCAGGCTGGCTCTACCTTCAAGCCCTTTGTGTACCTCACCGCCATTGACAATGGTTACTCCCCCTGCGACCGGATCCGGGACCAGCGCGTGACCATTAAGTACGTGGAAAACGGCAAAAACATGGAGTGGAAGCCCGATAACGTAACGCGCGAATACACCGGCATTAACATGACGCTGCGTACGGCCATGGCCCGCTCCATCAACTCCGTAACGGCCCAGCTAACAGAACTGGTGGGCTGGGAAAACGTGGTGAAATACGCCCATAAAGTAGGCATCACCAGCCCGCTGCTGCCGGTGCCCAGCATCGGGCTGGGCTCGGCCGGTGACGTAAGTGTGTATGAGATGGTGGATGCTTATAGCACCTTCGTAAACACCGGCTTCCGCACGGAGCCTATGTATATCACCCGCATCGAGGACCGCAACGGCAACGTTATCAAGCAGTTTGACCCCGTGCAGAAGCGCGTAATTCCGGCCGAAACGGCCTGGCTGATGCTGTATATGCTGCGCGGCGGCATGGATGAGCCCGGCGGCACCTCCCAGGCCCTGTGGGAGTATGAGCTCTGGAAGAAAAACAACCAGATAGGCGGCAAAACCGGCACCACCTCCAACTATTCCGATGGCTGGTACATGGGCGTGACCAAGGATCTGGTAACCGGCGTGTGGGTAGGGGGCGAGGACCGTAGCATCCACTTCTTCCGCTCGCAACAGGGCGAAGGCGGCCGCATGGCCCTGCCCATCTTTGGCACCTATATGGAAAAGCTCTACCAGGACCGGGACCTGGATATTACCATGGGGCCCTTCCCCAAGCCCACGGTCAAGATTTCCAAGAAATACGTTTGCTACACCGAAGACCCCCGCCCCAAGCGCGCCGAGCCCGTGGACAGTATTGTGGTGGATAACCTGCTGGAGCAAATCAACAGCGGGGCTGTGGCCGTGCCGGATAGCCTGTAA
- a CDS encoding class I SAM-dependent methyltransferase → MRLRLQLFEFEDLPWFPAVVRAGMMDYLRFMISLLRTYQPIVPLLQEALQQAGQPHIVELCAGAGGGTEGILQTLRTRGHGNLHITLTDLYPQPEAWQLLEKRTQGGLRYESAAIDATHVPAELKGFRTVFSAFHHFPPAVAQAILADAVRQGTGIGVFEGAGKHWLEILLAWTVLPVAQLLITPFIRPFRLSRLVFTYLIPLIPLCTIWDGTVSILRMYPPEALLALARQADPAGRFQWRAGKVRHSWGPEVTYLVGWPA, encoded by the coding sequence GTGCGCCTTCGCCTTCAACTATTCGAATTTGAGGATTTACCCTGGTTTCCGGCCGTAGTTCGGGCGGGAATGATGGATTATTTACGGTTCATGATCAGCCTGCTGCGCACGTATCAGCCTATTGTGCCTTTGCTGCAGGAAGCCTTACAGCAAGCCGGGCAGCCGCATATTGTAGAGCTTTGTGCCGGCGCGGGCGGTGGCACCGAAGGCATTCTGCAGACCTTACGCACCAGGGGCCATGGTAATCTGCACATCACCCTCACCGACCTGTACCCGCAGCCCGAAGCGTGGCAACTGCTAGAGAAACGCACCCAGGGCGGCCTGCGCTACGAGTCAGCGGCCATTGACGCCACCCACGTGCCGGCCGAACTGAAGGGGTTTCGCACCGTTTTTTCCGCTTTTCACCACTTCCCGCCAGCGGTAGCGCAGGCTATTCTGGCCGATGCCGTGCGCCAAGGAACCGGCATTGGCGTGTTTGAGGGCGCTGGCAAGCACTGGCTGGAAATTCTGCTGGCCTGGACGGTTTTGCCCGTGGCGCAGCTGCTCATCACCCCCTTTATCCGGCCATTTCGCCTTAGCCGGCTCGTGTTTACGTACCTGATTCCGCTGATTCCCTTGTGTACCATTTGGGACGGCACCGTATCTATTCTGCGTATGTACCCGCCCGAGGCCTTGCTGGCGCTGGCCCGCCAGGCCGACCCAGCCGGCCGCTTTCAATGGCGGGCCGGCAAGGTGCGGCATAGCTGGGGGCCGGAAGTTACGTACCTCGTAGGCTGGCCGGCTTAG
- a CDS encoding UbiA family prenyltransferase → MAFAAYRRVFPLLRIPFSVYLMPVFWFGLSALREPFSMWRAVGVFVVLHVLAYPASNGYNSYYDRDEGSIGGLRQPPKVAPELLHLVWLFDVLAIVGASLLSVAFAGWVAVYLLISKAYSYDGIRLKKYPLISTLVVVLFQGAFTFLMTQVGVGASTAAIQAPDNLLLALVSTLFLCGSYPLTQVYQHQEDRQRGDETLSLRLGIRGTFIFAALGLLTGAAVLAAAYLQRHETQNLLLFLVATGPVVWLFSRWVWQVWRNPAAADFEHTMRMNQVSSLCLSAAFVAMLLFQHFNWLRY, encoded by the coding sequence ATGGCCTTTGCCGCTTACCGCCGCGTTTTTCCATTGCTGCGCATTCCGTTTTCGGTGTATTTGATGCCCGTGTTTTGGTTTGGGCTGAGCGCTTTGCGTGAGCCTTTCAGCATGTGGCGGGCGGTGGGCGTTTTTGTGGTGCTGCATGTGCTGGCCTATCCGGCATCCAACGGCTACAACTCCTACTACGACCGGGACGAAGGCAGCATCGGCGGCCTGCGCCAGCCCCCCAAAGTAGCGCCCGAGCTGCTGCACCTGGTCTGGCTGTTTGATGTGCTGGCTATTGTGGGCGCCAGCCTGCTGTCGGTGGCGTTTGCGGGCTGGGTGGCGGTGTATCTGCTTATCTCGAAAGCCTACAGCTACGATGGTATCCGGCTGAAGAAGTACCCCCTTATCAGTACGCTGGTGGTGGTATTATTTCAGGGAGCTTTCACATTCCTTATGACGCAGGTGGGCGTGGGCGCATCCACGGCGGCCATTCAGGCGCCCGACAACCTGCTGCTGGCCCTGGTCAGCACCCTTTTTCTGTGTGGCTCCTACCCGCTCACGCAGGTGTATCAGCATCAGGAAGACCGCCAGCGCGGCGACGAGACACTGAGCTTACGGCTGGGCATCCGGGGCACTTTTATATTTGCTGCTTTGGGGTTGCTGACCGGTGCCGCCGTGCTGGCTGCCGCCTACCTCCAGCGCCACGAAACCCAGAACCTGCTGCTTTTCCTAGTAGCCACCGGCCCGGTGGTCTGGCTGTTCAGCCGTTGGGTGTGGCAGGTATGGCGCAACCCCGCCGCCGCCGATTTTGAGCATACCATGCGCATGAATCAGGTATCGTCGCTGTGCCTGAGTGCGGCTTTTGTGGCCATGCTGCTTTTCCAGCATTTCAACTGGCTCCGCTATTAA
- a CDS encoding DsbA family protein: protein METTVPDLPELLYLYDPLCGWCYATTPVIQQIQQAFMGRLQVSILSGGMMIGEQVGPIGEDWSAIRLAARQVEQATGVAFGEAFWQAGEEGKRVQDSEPPSRALSVFRQLAPTQQALDFAHALQLAWFQEGQNMNALATYEALAGRFGMDVAEFRRRYQDPQTAQGVRQEFAAISRMGIQGFPTILLRVGQQGYVVARGYRPYAVLAEGIEQALQQAAEEAGQE from the coding sequence ATGGAAACGACCGTTCCTGACCTGCCCGAACTACTTTACCTCTATGATCCGCTCTGCGGGTGGTGCTACGCTACTACGCCCGTTATCCAGCAGATACAGCAGGCGTTTATGGGCCGCTTACAGGTTTCCATATTAAGTGGCGGCATGATGATCGGGGAACAGGTAGGCCCTATTGGCGAAGACTGGTCGGCTATCCGGTTGGCCGCCCGGCAGGTAGAGCAGGCCACTGGGGTTGCGTTTGGGGAGGCTTTTTGGCAGGCAGGGGAGGAAGGCAAGCGCGTGCAGGATTCGGAGCCGCCCAGCCGGGCACTATCCGTGTTTCGGCAGCTGGCCCCCACACAACAGGCGCTCGATTTTGCGCACGCCCTACAGCTGGCCTGGTTTCAGGAAGGGCAGAATATGAATGCTCTGGCAACCTATGAAGCCCTGGCTGGCCGTTTTGGGATGGATGTAGCGGAGTTCAGGCGGCGCTATCAGGATCCGCAAACTGCGCAAGGGGTGCGCCAGGAGTTTGCGGCCATTTCCCGAATGGGTATTCAGGGGTTTCCCACTATCCTGTTGCGGGTGGGGCAGCAGGGGTATGTAGTTGCCCGCGGCTACCGGCCGTATGCGGTTTTAGCGGAAGGCATAGAGCAGGCTCTGCAGCAGGCCGCTGAAGAAGCAGGGCAGGAGTAG
- the rho gene encoding transcription termination factor Rho, whose product MYTIDELKDRLLSELKEIAEELKVGNFKKLSKQDLVYKILDQQAVTPLEQLPQKTKPSSPKASKNAPAAEVVAAEAPAAMQPVEAPAVEAVSGTESTNEATQIDTAVRPIKPYQRPERRARGQERPPRGVQALNGELLPLDAVALDVPEADVLPEAPAVAPAPPEPAPETVAAEAPAVAALAPVVPGIPMPSPGAVIIPQPGRGERLRDGSRDRDRGRDQQQGSRELRTDVPRGEFSRDQQRPLRDDQQPRPLRDREQRDQQRREERFARDQQRREERNNRPVGDVAVQGQNPNQNQPQRTRPDFDITIPGEGTLEMMPDGGYGFLRSPFYNYLASPDDIYVAPQQVKQFALKAGDTVKCTIRPPREGEKYYALVSVELVNGRTVEEVRDRVPFNHLTPLFAEERLKLSTKSTQYSTRILDLFAPIGKGQRGLIVAQPKTGKTVLLQEIANAISENHPEVYLIILLIDERPEEVTDMARSVKAEVLSSTFDETADRHVKIASIALDKAKRLVECGHDVVILLDSITRLARAYNTVQPASGKILSGGVDANALHKPKRFFGAARNVEDGGSLTIIATALIDTGSKMDEVIFEEFKGTGNMELQLDRKLANRRIFPAIDVPASGTRREDLLMSKDELSRIWVLRKFMSDMTPAEAMEFLKDRMKGTRDNDEFLVSMNG is encoded by the coding sequence ATGTACACTATTGACGAGTTAAAAGACCGCCTGCTTTCTGAGCTTAAAGAAATTGCTGAAGAGTTGAAGGTTGGAAACTTTAAGAAACTCAGTAAGCAGGATCTTGTCTATAAGATTCTGGATCAGCAAGCTGTAACCCCGCTGGAGCAGCTTCCGCAAAAAACCAAGCCCAGCAGCCCGAAAGCAAGCAAAAATGCCCCCGCCGCAGAAGTGGTAGCGGCAGAAGCCCCGGCCGCTATGCAGCCGGTGGAAGCGCCCGCCGTAGAGGCCGTTTCCGGAACGGAATCAACCAACGAAGCCACGCAGATTGACACTGCCGTGCGCCCCATTAAACCCTACCAGCGGCCGGAGCGCCGGGCTCGTGGGCAGGAGCGCCCCCCGCGCGGTGTTCAGGCCCTTAATGGAGAACTGCTGCCCTTAGATGCTGTGGCGCTGGATGTTCCGGAGGCCGACGTGCTGCCGGAAGCACCGGCCGTAGCACCTGCTCCCCCTGAGCCGGCGCCCGAAACGGTAGCCGCAGAAGCTCCTGCTGTAGCGGCCTTAGCGCCGGTAGTACCCGGAATCCCGATGCCTTCGCCGGGCGCCGTTATCATCCCGCAGCCTGGCCGCGGCGAACGGCTGCGCGATGGTTCCCGCGACCGTGACCGGGGCCGCGACCAGCAGCAAGGATCCCGCGAGCTGCGGACGGATGTTCCGCGCGGAGAATTCTCCCGCGACCAGCAGCGCCCCTTGCGCGACGACCAGCAGCCCCGCCCCCTGCGCGACCGGGAACAGCGCGACCAGCAGCGCCGCGAAGAACGGTTTGCCCGGGACCAGCAGCGCCGCGAAGAGCGCAACAACCGCCCGGTAGGGGATGTGGCCGTTCAGGGTCAGAACCCCAACCAGAACCAGCCGCAGCGTACCCGCCCCGATTTTGATATCACTATTCCCGGGGAAGGTACCTTGGAAATGATGCCCGATGGCGGTTACGGCTTCCTGCGCAGTCCTTTCTACAACTACCTTGCCTCGCCCGATGATATTTACGTGGCCCCGCAACAGGTAAAGCAGTTTGCCCTCAAAGCCGGCGACACCGTAAAATGCACCATTCGTCCGCCCCGCGAAGGTGAAAAATACTATGCGCTGGTAAGCGTGGAACTGGTGAATGGCCGCACGGTGGAAGAAGTTCGGGACCGGGTGCCGTTTAACCACCTCACGCCGCTCTTCGCGGAGGAGCGTCTGAAGCTCTCCACCAAGTCTACCCAGTACAGCACCCGCATTCTGGATTTGTTTGCGCCTATCGGCAAAGGCCAGCGGGGATTGATTGTGGCGCAGCCCAAAACCGGTAAAACGGTATTGCTGCAGGAAATTGCCAACGCCATTTCCGAGAATCACCCCGAGGTATATCTCATTATTCTGCTGATTGATGAGCGCCCCGAAGAAGTAACGGACATGGCCCGCTCGGTGAAAGCCGAAGTGCTCAGCTCTACCTTCGACGAAACTGCTGACCGTCACGTGAAAATTGCCAGCATAGCGCTGGACAAAGCCAAGCGCCTGGTGGAATGCGGCCACGATGTGGTAATTCTGCTAGACTCTATTACTCGTCTGGCCCGTGCCTATAACACGGTGCAGCCTGCTTCCGGCAAAATCCTCTCCGGTGGTGTAGATGCTAACGCCCTGCACAAGCCCAAGCGCTTCTTTGGTGCCGCCCGCAACGTGGAAGACGGCGGCTCGCTCACCATCATTGCCACCGCCCTGATTGATACCGGCTCTAAAATGGATGAGGTAATCTTTGAGGAATTCAAAGGGACCGGCAACATGGAACTGCAGCTGGACCGCAAGCTGGCTAACCGCCGCATCTTTCCCGCCATCGACGTACCCGCTTCCGGCACCCGCCGCGAAGACCTGCTGATGAGCAAAGATGAGCTCAGCCGCATCTGGGTGCTGCGCAAGTTCATGTCGGATATGACGCCCGCCGAGGCCATGGAATTCCTGAAGGACCGCATGAAAGGCACCCGCGACAACGACGAGTTCCTAGTATCCATGAATGGCTAA
- the serS gene encoding serine--tRNA ligase → MLQVSVLKEHPEAVLAGLAKKHYKTAEADVQAILSLDQRRKELQTGHDQAQAEANELARQIGGLMKAGNKAEAETLKARTAELKQQTKAHSEELAEVEKELQQILYKLPNLPHSSVPEGRTPEENEVVREVGQKPDLPATAKPHWELIEQYDIIDFALGNKITGAGFPVYKGQGARLQRALINFFLDEARAAGYTEIQPPILVNEASGFGTGQLPDKEGQMYHATADDLYLIPTAEVPITNLYRDEIVPVEKLPIRNAGYTPCFRREAGSWGAHVRGLNRLHQFDKVEIVQIAQPEQSYAILEEMLAHIEGLLQKLELPYRVLRLCGGDMSFTSALTYDLEVWSAAQQRWLEVSSASNFETYQANRLKLRYRAENGKMQLLHTLNGSALALPRIVAALLENNQTEEGIKLPAVLHSYCGFSQIG, encoded by the coding sequence ATGCTGCAAGTTTCCGTTCTGAAAGAGCACCCCGAAGCGGTGCTGGCCGGGCTGGCTAAAAAACACTATAAAACCGCCGAAGCTGATGTGCAGGCCATTCTCTCGCTAGACCAGCGCCGGAAGGAACTGCAAACCGGCCACGACCAGGCCCAGGCCGAAGCCAATGAGCTGGCCCGGCAGATTGGTGGCCTGATGAAGGCCGGCAACAAAGCCGAAGCCGAAACGCTGAAGGCCCGCACCGCCGAGCTAAAGCAGCAAACCAAAGCCCACAGCGAGGAGCTGGCCGAAGTAGAAAAGGAGCTGCAGCAAATCCTGTATAAGCTGCCTAACCTGCCCCACAGCAGCGTGCCCGAAGGCCGCACGCCGGAGGAAAACGAAGTGGTGCGCGAGGTGGGTCAGAAGCCTGATCTGCCCGCCACGGCCAAGCCCCACTGGGAGCTGATTGAGCAGTATGATATCATTGATTTTGCGCTGGGCAACAAAATTACCGGCGCCGGTTTCCCGGTATACAAAGGCCAGGGCGCCCGTTTGCAGCGCGCCCTCATCAACTTCTTTCTGGATGAAGCCCGCGCAGCCGGCTACACTGAAATTCAGCCGCCTATTCTGGTAAACGAGGCCAGCGGCTTCGGCACCGGCCAGCTGCCCGATAAAGAGGGCCAGATGTACCACGCCACCGCCGACGACCTGTACCTGATTCCGACGGCGGAGGTGCCCATCACCAACCTTTACCGCGACGAAATTGTGCCGGTGGAGAAGCTGCCCATCCGCAATGCGGGCTACACGCCCTGCTTCCGCCGCGAGGCGGGCTCCTGGGGCGCCCACGTGCGCGGCCTCAACCGCCTGCACCAGTTCGATAAGGTGGAAATAGTGCAGATTGCCCAGCCCGAGCAGAGCTACGCCATCTTGGAAGAAATGCTGGCCCACATTGAAGGCCTGCTGCAGAAGCTGGAGCTGCCCTACCGCGTGCTGCGCCTCTGCGGCGGCGACATGAGCTTTACCTCCGCCCTGACCTATGACCTGGAAGTGTGGAGCGCCGCCCAGCAGCGCTGGCTGGAAGTTAGCTCCGCTTCTAATTTTGAAACCTACCAAGCCAACCGCCTGAAGCTGCGCTACCGCGCCGAAAACGGCAAAATGCAGCTGCTGCACACGCTCAACGGCTCGGCGCTGGCCCTGCCCCGCATTGTGGCGGCCCTGCTGGAAAACAACCAGACGGAAGAAGGCATCAAGCTGCCGGCTGTGCTGCACAGTTACTGCGGCTTCAGCCAGATTGGCTAA
- a CDS encoding UBP-type zinc finger domain-containing protein translates to MSLCTHLSALETIVPASHHTCPECVALGDKWVHLRVCQTCGHIGCCDSSKNKHATQHFRATQHPVVVSAEPGEQWAWCYVDEEMAEY, encoded by the coding sequence ATGAGCCTCTGCACCCATCTGTCAGCGTTAGAAACCATTGTTCCGGCCAGCCACCATACCTGCCCGGAGTGTGTGGCTTTGGGTGATAAATGGGTGCACCTGCGCGTGTGCCAAACCTGCGGCCACATAGGCTGCTGCGACTCTTCCAAAAACAAGCACGCTACCCAACACTTCCGGGCCACCCAGCATCCGGTAGTGGTATCAGCGGAGCCCGGTGAGCAATGGGCCTGGTGTTATGTAGACGAGGAAATGGCAGAGTACTAA